From a region of the Apibacter sp. B3706 genome:
- the proS gene encoding proline--tRNA ligase, with product MATLTSREEDYSKWYNELVIKADMAENSGVRGCMVIKPYGYAIWEKMQRQLDQMFKDTGHENAYFPLFIPKSYLSKESDHVEGFAKECAVVTHYRLKNSPDGKGVIVDPDAKLEEELIVRPTSETIIWNTYKNWIKSHRDLPILINQWANVVRWEMRTRLFLRTAEFLWQEGHTAHVSKEEAIEEAERMLNVYTDFVENFMGIPVIQGVKSPAERFAGAEETYCIEAMMQDGKALQAGTSHFLGQNFAKAFDVKYQSKEGKQEYVWATSWGVSTRLIGALIMSHSDDHGLVLPPNIAPIQVVIVPIHRNDEQLNAISELADTLISQLKKLGISVKFDDRTEYKPGWKFNEYELKGIPVRVTIGPKDLENKQVEIARRDTLEKHQHSVDGLAEHIQDLLKEIQQNIFNKAKSHRDSLITEVNSYEEFKKVLDEKGGFISAHWDGSLEVEEKIKAETKATIRCIPLDAKEEEGICIYSGNPSKRRVLFARAY from the coding sequence ATGGCAACACTTACATCAAGAGAAGAAGATTACAGTAAATGGTATAACGAACTGGTAATAAAAGCCGATATGGCTGAAAATTCCGGGGTTAGAGGATGTATGGTTATAAAACCTTATGGATATGCTATTTGGGAAAAAATGCAACGACAATTGGATCAGATGTTTAAAGATACCGGACATGAAAATGCCTATTTTCCTTTGTTTATTCCCAAATCTTATCTGTCTAAAGAATCGGATCATGTGGAAGGTTTTGCCAAAGAATGTGCTGTAGTTACTCATTATCGATTAAAAAATTCTCCTGACGGAAAGGGAGTGATTGTTGACCCGGATGCCAAATTGGAGGAAGAATTGATTGTTCGGCCAACTTCTGAAACCATAATTTGGAATACTTATAAAAACTGGATTAAATCTCATAGGGATTTACCTATTTTAATTAATCAATGGGCTAATGTAGTTCGTTGGGAAATGAGAACCCGATTGTTTTTAAGAACTGCTGAATTTTTATGGCAAGAAGGACACACTGCCCATGTATCCAAAGAAGAGGCTATTGAAGAAGCTGAAAGAATGTTAAATGTTTATACCGATTTTGTTGAAAACTTTATGGGTATTCCTGTAATTCAAGGGGTAAAATCTCCTGCGGAAAGATTTGCAGGTGCTGAAGAAACTTATTGTATTGAAGCTATGATGCAAGACGGTAAAGCGTTACAAGCCGGAACTTCTCATTTTTTAGGTCAGAATTTTGCCAAAGCATTTGATGTGAAATATCAATCAAAAGAGGGTAAACAAGAATATGTTTGGGCTACCTCTTGGGGAGTATCTACCCGTCTTATCGGAGCTTTAATCATGTCTCATTCCGATGACCATGGATTAGTACTTCCTCCCAATATAGCTCCAATCCAAGTAGTTATTGTACCTATTCATAGAAATGACGAACAATTAAATGCAATTTCTGAATTAGCAGATACACTTATCTCTCAACTTAAAAAGTTGGGAATTAGTGTTAAATTTGATGATAGAACTGAATATAAACCGGGTTGGAAATTTAATGAATATGAGTTAAAAGGCATACCGGTTCGGGTTACCATTGGCCCTAAGGATCTTGAAAATAAACAAGTTGAAATAGCTCGAAGAGATACTTTAGAAAAGCATCAACATTCTGTAGATGGTTTAGCTGAACACATTCAAGATTTATTGAAAGAAATTCAACAAAATATTTTCAATAAAGCGAAATCACACAGAGATTCTTTAATTACCGAAGTAAATTCTTACGAGGAATTTAAAAAAGTATTGGACGAAAAAGGCGGATTTATTTCTGCTCATTGGGATGGTTCGTTAGAAGTAGAAGAAAAAATAAAAGCTGAAACGAAAGCAACCATTCGTTGCATCCCTTTAGATGCTAAAGAGGAAGAGGGAATATGTATATATTCAGGGAATCCTTCCAAAAGAAGAGTCTTATTTGCGAGAGCTTACTAA